The nucleotide window TGTTATAAATGTTAAAAACATTATAGTAATGATATGACATGAATTATATGATAGGTATTGGAAAATATGTTAAGAAGCTGtgacattgattttgaaggaagttgggagaagtatcttcctttggtagagtttgcttacaacaacagctaccaagccagcataaaaatggctccatatgaagcattgtgtgGGAAGAGATGTAGGACTCCtttatgttggacagaaatgggagaagaGAAATTTCTGGGCCCAGACTTAGTGAGACAGACAgaagaaaaagtgaaactcatcagagacaatttgaaagccgGCTCAGACAAACAGAAGTCATATGttgacctgaggagaaaggatatagagtatgaggttgacaataaggtgtttctcaaggtatcaccttggaagaaagtgctaagatttggtaaaaAGAGTAAGTTGAGTCCTAAGTTAATTGGTCCATACgatatcattgaacgtgtgggtccagtggcctataggctagctttaccacttgagctggacaagattcataaTGTGTTCTAGGTGTCGATGcttaggagatacagatcagatccttcacatgtcaattcagcagaggagataattatgcaacctgatttgacatatgaagaagaaccagttagaatcttggcacgagaagtgaaagaactcagaaataagAGGATCCCATTAGTGAAAGTCTTATGGAGATACCACAACATAGAAAAAaagacatgggagagcgaggagacgattaGAAGAAGCaatatgggagagcgaggagacgatgaggcaacagttccctcatctCTTTAtattaggtaaattttgagaaCGAAATTTCTATTTAGAGAGAAAGAATTTTAATGCCCTtatcgtaggtagtccgtacattctactgttccgatgactaatgtctgttctgacagtcaggatgtctggaactacacttaaactatagtgaggaggcataaattgatagaataaatgttaaaaaaatttaacaaaatataggaaataattttggacataattaaatgattatttaggtaaaaatgacatcaaagatgttaaagaaaatttagagaaaataaaataaaatttagagaatttattaattggtatcaaaataatacaaataacccgatatgcacatcgaagggcattttggtcatttaaccccCCAGCggtgaattttaacctaaatgtcaaattaaaattaagataatgaaataattaaaataaattaaaatttatgaaatgaattggaaaaaaagaagagaagagaaaagaaaagaaaagaaaagaaaagaaaagaaaggaaaaaggcttatgaaatttaaaaaaaaaaatttaagtacacataaaaaaaaaatatatatatataaataaatacccacaagagacaaaatttcaccaaccatcttcttcttcctcttctctctctccttgtcGTCTCCATTGGTCTCTCCCTTCcaccattgttgtcaagcttaaagcttgatttcttctTCATTTACTCATCAAAACATTtagctctcttcattaaaaatcatctctaccccataaggaagctattggtagccattagaagaagggaaattgaagtttgcaagttgggtcataaaggtaagtgcaagataccactttatctcttctttaaatcttgtaagaatgatgagatgaatacgtatcacatgaaaatgaaaacaaatgataagaaaatgaaatgcccaaatttcggcagccatggaacctttgGGGTTTGATGAtttaaaatgatgaaaatgggttccatgagaatgtttaATAAGTTGATATGTTGGGAGTTTGAATTTGTAGTGTTTGTGCAAATTGAAACTTTGAAACTAGGGTTTATATACATGAtgtggggactttatgtaaatgcttgaaattggcttggttgagttgagattgttgcttatagaagtactatgcgtgccaattgaagtaaggaagatggaggaaattgaaattggatgtgcttgttttctgcaggttttgggactcaatgagtccagcatgagttttgaactataactgaaattatgtgactcaaattggtatgaggccaattggaggtaaaactagacccaaaatagcccattttatatgaagaaatcatgcccaaattttgtccaAAACTTAACCTAAAAACTGGCCAAATCCGGATGACTCTACAcaaaacctagaaaatgaccaaatgaacagtaaatattcatttggtcataactccctctatactggtccaaataacctgaatttaataccattggaaagcttagatatagggctacaatttttatgaagaccactaaacccaaaaattccaaaaaccaaaccaaattgctggcccaaattgggtcacaaaattgcccagaattaggttgcccaaaaactgctggacataaactcacccgaccagttttggcaaaatgaccataacttggcctacaagaactcaaatgcaatgaaaccagtggcaaaatgtccacaagacacagacctataaaattattattttgaccAAGACCCGGAAAGTAAGAGAacaaggtcaaatagttagaataaATCACTgtatcaaaacctggaatctgaccaaacttcacttgaccccagaatagtcttttagtcataactcccactagaaaaatccaattaggatgagccatacctttccagaaacataatagatagggctacaactttgttttaggaacattcctcaaattatgaagttaagaatctcaaaaagtgacctgcaatcactgaccTGAGCTGAACACCTGTTAGCACAGGGTAtatgagtctaggtcagttaattggccataaataattccaaaaaacttgaaaaattgtgattcaaatttctcaatgatcataggacataggacaacaatttctctgaagatcaccatgcctaaaagtgactgcaatatgttccattaattaggtaaagtttaagtctaaaagctgcctagttaaggaatcagaatctagaaatgattcatttatggttatctgaccataacttgagttataaaaatcaaattgacatgattcaaaaggcaaaataaagataagacatataggaacaacttctatgaaggaagtgtggccaaacagtggctacaaactgatcatatggataggtaaaagaaagacacaaaaactgaaactaaagaaatgaccatgagataaattatcttatggtaggaatttaaccctaacaagccattaaacactaaaccacatgaaaggggtatgtgggacctattttcccaccataaagtgatatgtacatttcaaagaaatagtaatgtgtaattgctcaatttgatatgtaaagtcaaaacagtgaaactgaacctaaagaaaagttcttgaattaaattgtttttagtaaggacttatccctaataggtatgtgggacctactttcccactacaaggtgacatgaaattagttgatacataaaatgtataTTTACCTAAATGATTTGCTAGacacataagtcataggaaaatacacttggaacctatgtttccatcatatatgaaataacaatactataaatatgtatagtacatgacataaaataatgagagtgataaaaaCATAAGTTATACGAATAAGTGCTCGGAACCTAttttcccattataatgacatgaaaatggtataaaacATAGGTAGTACACGAAGTGAAATAgcaatatgttatgaacccttaatagtacatagcatgaaataataaaactataagtacttaatagtactaatttgctcaaagtatacctaggcttatatgtatatagttggattgattggtataccaattagggaccacagatagcagtattgCTTATAGAACAAATCATGAATTGACAATATATatttgatatgattgttctacaggctatatgcctacccattggccattgtgtctaaccttatttctggctttacaagcctgacagcaggcctcgtgcctgacagctgGCCGCGTGCTtgatagatgtatacagggtagacatatggctgtctaacccgtatactcccgtgtatccagcattataatttgttataggttacttggatacaaatatacagatatgacatgaaatacatcgatatgacataaaatacacttatatgattccaaagactcaaatatgagtttaaaaagccagagaatgaaatttatacccagaaaagatactgataattaatttatttccaaagtacagaaagtcataaatgacttagactatataaaaaatgaacagaaaagatactgataattaatttattttcaaagtataaaaaagtcataaatgacttagactatatAAGAAATGAGCAGAAAAGATATTGTTAAATTTAACCATTTCCAAAGTGTaggaaatttataaatgtcttagaattgatgacaaattcactgatatgagtttaaggagactgaaaatggaatgtatacatagataagatcctgataaatatattgattccaaagtgctataaaatatgcaattgacctagaattataAAATTACACATATTActgtcattttaaatcatttagttattctgctttaagattatgcaccactaaggaatttgcttagcgcgttggattttccattacgtaggtactggagatcaagaTGGCACACGATGCATTTGCTACAATAGCGTTCGACATGATTGATCGAATCTGTATCTGATCTAGAGTTCACCTCattagtcttttgtattttggtagggcccatataCTAGACTTAGTATTTTGGTTTATAGTATATAAACATCATGTAGTTATATTTTGTgttgtaaataaatgaaatttacattttgggattgtaaataagCTTGTAagcttttgtatataaatttctatctgaatgaatgaatgagttttatttcttgaaatgatatgatatgatatgactaTGGATATATAAGACAGATATGGAATTGTTTTTAACGGGTAACTAGTGGAACCCGTCAgacgctaataaaacagaggaggctctgctcgGTTATCCACATaaataaattgttataaaaaaaaatttccacaTATGGAATACTTGttcttaaatgatattaaaagtttacaatagatatgataagacaagatagggtgctccagcaccgaatgtggcacttctcattcggctacactatagacgggtgaggagcGTCACACTTACCATCTCTCACATAagcataagcagggcaaccaaaTATTCTCAGTTGAGAGTAATTAACAGGTGAACCAGaccagatctcaaaaggagttttgtactgaatagctatagatggagatctattaaccaagaaataGGCTATATTAATTGCTTCAGCCCAAAAATCCTTTTCCAATCCagaatgtgagagcatgctttgTGCTTTGTCACAAAGCGTTTTGTTCATGCGTTCTATAATACCATTCTGTTGTGGTGTCCTTGGACAAGTGCggtgtctcactataccttcattgctgCAGAATGCATCGAACTCACGATTGCAAAATTCTAACTCGTCATTAGTTCTAAGacgcttgaccttcttttctgtCTACTTCTCAATTATtgtcttccactttacaaagattgaaaatgcctcatcttttgttttcagaaaatacacccacaccatccgagagtaatcatcaatcaaagtcatgaagtacctggCACCGCTCTTGGAAGGTATTCTGTTATGACAccatagatctgagtggatataatccaccaTTTCTCTAGTCTTGCACACTGCCCTTTTATTGAACTTCACCCTAGTCTGTTTGCCAAACACATAGTGTTCATAAAAGTCTACAGATTCTGTTTTCTGTCTGTCCAATAAATCTCGCTTACTTAACACAaataatcctctttcactcatatgaccaagacgcaaatgccacaattgagtctgattctgattattgcttTCGGATGCTACTGCAGCTTTCCCTAAAACTGTACTGCcctgaaaaaaaaatacaatcctgaaaccaaactgctcttcatgagtaccatagagcccttgcaTACTTTGAGAACTTCATTCTCTATAgtatctgaatccatgagagtcaagtgtcccaaAAGAAATCAGGTTTCTCTTTAGTCCTAGAACATGCCAACACTTTATAGTTCTGACAacgccatcaaacatcctcaatctgatgttaccaattccttccATAGATAATGCACGATTATTGTCCAGAAATACCTTGCCACTCATATGTTTGTAAGTAACACACCAGTTTTTGTGcggacacatgttataagtagcaccagtatcaagaatttagaattttgtccatgatctgaactcaTGGATAAAATTTCTTCAGCACTGTCATCACCATCAGAATCAATAAAACTGTCAACCACATTCGCAAAACTTTTTGGTTGCTTTCctcttttatttttcaacttgggacagtCTCTCCTGTAGTGACCTTGCTCTCCGCGCTCAAAATAGTTAGCCTTcttcattcttgacttagatctggccttagatttctttctgctggaagaaccctcccttgaatgtgtttttccccctgctcaccaaacctttctcctcaaatctttctctattatctggaaaaaattttttcaactccttcgattttagagaattactaacatcgtcTAGTGAAATACGATCTTTTCCATACAATAGAGTATCAATAAAAGTCTTATAAGAGGGTTGtaaagaacataacacaataaaGGCATGGTCCTtactatcaatctcaatatcaatattcttcaggtccataatgattgaattaaattcatccaGATGTTCTTTAATGGGAGTACCTTCGcttattctcaaattataaagCCTTTTCTTCAGATATAGGCTGTTGGTAAGCTATTTGGCAAAATAcaactcctctaatttcttccatgccGCATACGTTGAGCTTTCACCAGTAATCTCGTGTAGGACATTATCAATTACACTAATGAAAATCGCAATCAAGGCTCTCTCCTTCAGATCAGCCTTCTCCGCCTCTTTTATATCTTCTGCAATGTTATCCTCgattgccttccatagaccttgtaggaccaaggaagatttgattttaatcttccACAGACTGAAACTTGATCTATCATtaaacttctccatctcataaTTTGTTGAAAATGATGCCATCTGTAAACCCTAGGTTCCACGCACAAAGCTCTAATACTagtttgttataacaagcacgcaaatctaaggcacacacataAATTGCACAATCACACAATATAGAAcagagaagaagaataataaattatttaacgtggttcaaccgtaaggtctaaGTCCAcaggcaagacaagagaaaaagttaTTCTATAATGAAAAGAGTAAGATACAATTACTTAAAACTCTCAAAACCTAATTCCAGTGTGTTTCCCGAATATGTCACAACTCTACcgcaaagggtagaatattacaatatttatactggtccataccGTGGGGGTGTTACCCTCGCACCCTCAAGGAGATCAGTGGTGGGCTTCGGGCCCTGACCTATTGACTTGTGCCCTCcgctaccaccacagatctcaccTTTTATCCTAATCGGGTCACAATGCGAAACTTTCAGATCGGGTCAAAATTCGAGTCCATGAAATATATTCAAGCCATAAaaataacaatataataagcATACCATTTCTTTAAAAGATTATCCACTATCgttttatgtatatatatgaGAATCTGATGCATATATAATGCTATAACAACTTGAAAAGAAACCACAAGATCGTTTCTCTATTTGCTGAAAAGTAAATTATTTGTGAGGGTTTTATTAACTTTCTTTTGAATAAATCATGTgtaaaaaaaagtaattaaattcttaaaaaataatgtttaattttttaaaattaaaaaaaaaattatttcattttaaatatgaaaattaataaaaaattaattaaatttttataaaattttctattcTAAATAAGGGATCATaaaattgatgatattaaaataaatttaatatttctgaAGGTATCATGTGTTGCCTGCACAGAGAATCACAATTAACTAAATTTCCATATATAAGATCATGAGAAGGTTTATTACATATATTAGTTAAGATGGTGATGCTAATACATATGattaaaggaaagaaaaaaaaattgaatttaacttaatattattaaaGTAATTTTTAAGATTACCAAGTTTCAAATTTaacttttcataaaaaataattataaaattttaaaaaaaatagattgAGATATTTGGTTTTGCTTCAAATTAAGGGCCATTCTACTATTATTAATTGTACTTTAATTTAATGGATGGGACCAAGAAGATCTAAGAGAGCATATAAAAAGGGTAAAATTCACATCGGATTCCAAAGCTTTTACAAAAACCTTTCATGGGTTCCCTCATTGACCTCTTGGGTATTTTATGTTTTAAcatgaaaattaattttattggtCAAAAAGTAACCACACATTCATTAGTGTCTGCTGCTACACTCCATTATATAGCTTTTAGCAAGATTCCTTGTTTCACTTTAAGCATAGCCTTATGTTTCTTGGTATGCTTTATGTGAAGTAAAGTACTACTACTCTTACCCATCTCATCATCTCACTGGGGATATTTTATAGTTtgtctttaaattttattatatattttatttttatctcttaattttaatttattattaataaaatttaaatttttatatttatttttaaaatttataataataaatttttaaattaaaagatatttataaatacagttttaatattttttaataaaaaaataaatcatcttcctttataaaaaataaatcattatgataatattaatattatattaacatTATTATGATAGGATCAGACAGTGGTTGAagcaattaatattttttaaatgtgaatggaaagaaaataaaaaaataatttaatttttctttttatttaaaaacTTATTATGGTATATCAGAGATATTTTTAtggaataaaattaaaatttaataatattttaataataaattaaaattaaatgacaaaaataaaatataaaacaaaGCTCAGATAAGAGTTATAGAAATTACCCTCGCGCCTGGCTCTCAATTTGATTATATTGTGGCATCCATATTTTGAGACTTCAAGATGATGAGGATCATCGTAAGttggaaattaaataattaaggaaAATGCATTAGGAAGATTAATTCATTGAAAActgaataatttatatatattaatgaattaatttctaAATAACGGGGAAAAGACAATTGATGGGGGTGTTTTGCTGATAAAAGAAGAACTATCTTTAATCATGGTTTTAAAAAGTGAGTTGGGAACCAAAAAGCCATAAAAAAACAGAGAGAATTTGAGTGAATTATTAAGTAAAACAAGACAAATAGCTGAATTTTAATCTACACTGTGATAGTCAATGGTAGCAAAAACTAAGGGAGCTTTTTATCCATTTCTACCCACCAAAAATTTACTCAACTTTTTCAAAAGTTTTCCTTTTTCTCACATTCATTTGTGTCTATAAAAAAATATGTTGGATTTattaacaaaaatttttactatcaTAAATTTATGGCAACAATATACAAATTGTTACTTTACTACTTTTATAAAATTGAAATAATAGGTATTTTACAATAAACTGTGATTGTTCAAAAATAATAATTGTTGTCACATATTTTTTAAATGCTATTAGCAATTGTTCACTTTACTACTAATTCTAATATTTGTTGTAGTGTGCTAATGGTTTAAGGGAGATGTTGATATGGCTTTAGCAGTATAGCAATGGCAAGATGATGATAAAAGTTGATTCTCAGGAGGTATATATACCATGTTGTGAAATCAAGTGGGGAGGATAGGTCTGAATGGGGTGCCATTAATTCCCTTCTAAATAAGGGACATGGATTATCTCTACATTAGGTAAGAAGACAAGCAAATATTGGTTCGTTCTTTAGCTACTATGGTTGCCTGTTTCCATGCCAATCCTACAGAGCTTCCAAGCTCTTGCACGTTTTCCATTATTAGTTGATGATGGCTGCAGGTGCTACAGAGATTCTTTTCAGGAATCTCCAGGCATTTGAGCTATGCCATTGTTCTACTCGCTACATCAATTATTACATCAACGAAGGATGAAAATTTACTTGTTGATGGTAGATTGCTCAAAAATTGGCTGGGTAAAAAACAATACACCGCCTTCTTAAGGATGCTTATTTTTCTGCCGATCACTTACACTTTTCTGGTTTGATTGAAGAGCTAAATGCATAATGCGATTtgatgtgggataaatgaacgttaagcttgaagaaaaattacTTTAATGATGCAAGGGCTATCATTTGTCTCATGCAAGCCATACTTCTTCTGCTCACTCAAATTCAAGTGGTCTATGCTATTAAGACCAGTGGGGGTTCcataatttcttcttcttcttcttcttctatttcATGCTATTGTTTTCTTATGATTATTTAAAAACTAGTTTTGCTCCCTAATGAACATAATAAACAGCGGCATGAAATAAACAGAAGAATACAATATCTGATATTAAGGAAATGCAGACAAGCCTTCTTAGATTCCTCAGTTCCCTAATAAACGTATTGTTAATGTCCACTTAATATCACAAGTAGTTTGTGTTCAAAATTGATTTTGGCAGAACAGCATGCTTTCATCTCAACCATGTTAAGTTTCATGGCATTAGAAAAACAAAAATCTTTTTGATTCAAGGCATTCAACTCATTTCAGCTTAGATTTTGTGGAGCTCTTTAGGGGCTTGACGATGGGTCGTGCAGGTGCACTTCTTACAACCTTCTTCATGTCATACTTTACAGATGAGAAGGCACAGATCAGGGCAAGCAACATTGTTGGGTAGACATAGACAGCTTTAGCAGGATCTGTATTTGTTGGCTTTCCTAGGATCCCTTCCTTGACAAGGCCCCAAATTACCAAAAGTGTCCCAAACATGCTCATCCTCCCAGGTTTTAATATGCCCACAAGTGCTCCTGCCACAGAAAAATAGCTTCCAGCAAGAACCTGGAACAACAACCAGCAAGATTGATATGAAAAACTGACTGATAAAATGAAAAATAGGAAGCTGATAAGGGCAACATATCTCAGTGATTCTCACAGGTACATCAAGAGCCCATTAACATCGAAGCTAAAATAAGTACTACCAGATAAGGATCAAAATTGAATGCCATTTCCATAATACCAAACGCAAGAGGGGcacaagaaaaagagagagagagagagagagagagagagagagagagagagagagaagtatgGCTTTCCCTTCATTACAAGTAAGCAGTTGCATCTGGACATACGAGTTTCAGTTTAAAATTTTGGTTGCAGTCATCAATCGACACATTAACTACCAAATATTAAGTTAAAAAAGTGTATGGGTTAGCCTTAACTACCAAATGTATTAAGTTAAAAAAGTGCAAGGGGTTGCCCTTAATCCCAAACACAACCCATCTATTTGAAGTTCTCAGTTTCTTGATTTTACTCACAAGTGATAAGGAAAGCTGATAATAATGTTTTCCCTAAGTTCGGAGGGAATATCACATTGCTTTTAGACTCCAGTGCACAAAATCCAGAAGGTTAAAGCATTAACTTTGGCAAAAAGCTAAAGAAAAGCTTTTGCAATATGCGTTTTATAGTTTGGGAGTTTGTGCACTGAAGTTTAAAAGTAATGCCATTAAACATACAAGAAGAAAAAGATGTATTGTGCCTTGAAAAACGCTCTACAGATATTAATCACACAAGAAGTAAATGATAACATGTAAACCAGTTTTTCATCATTTTCACAGCTACAAAGAAATCACAACTCAGTGATCCGAATCAAAATTATGGAGGAAAAACAGCAAGACTCAGAGGGTTTCAGGAAACTTGAGTGCTTGTAAGTATGCCATCCAGGAATAAAGTCAAATACATCAACAAAATATCAAAAGATAGCAGGAAAGAATGCATATGGCATTTCCATTTTGCTTCATGTGCATGAATTAAAATCAGTACACGTTAATGGACCAATAATAACAGGTATATGCATTCTCACAAACACAATATTATGAGGTGATGAGAAGTTGAAAAAGAAAAACCTCTAAGCGCTGGAGATCAACTACTGCAGGTGCTTCTTTCACACTGGTCAAGTTATAGATGCTCAACACGTTGTCCCACCTTGGAACAGTCATGTTCCTGACAAGACCATTGACAATAGCTCCAGGGTAGAGAAGAGCTTTCACTACAGGAACAGGAAAGATCTCACTTGCAACTAACTGGGAAGATGTGACATGAATTGGTGTAGAACACATGCCAGATCTGCATGGGACCCTGCAAAAGGATAAGTAAAAATGGTTAATCTAGACTTTggattcaaaattttcttcaccCATTGCATATCTACAGATCAAATAGCCCGAGATTCCAGTTTAATTGCATTAGAGCAATCCTGAAATGCAAAAAGAACGGATGGGGAAGCCACATGCAGAAATAACTAGAAAGAAAAGCCAATATGTGGAATAAAAcactacaattacagaattactgGCCAGATTAATAATATTTAGGCTTATAATTCCAAGTAACAGTTTACAGTTTCACTACGCATAACACAATATTTAGCCCATTGATATTCTGGTTTGCAAGAGAAATTCATCTTCCATAGAACTATCCCTGACCCTGATGTCATCAATTTTTCATTGTCTTTATTACTAATAATCCTTAACTAATTAAATTTGGCCTAGCCCAACCTTTAGAAGGCAAAACAAGCAAACTAAGAAATCAAGGATGAGACAATAAAGGGatctttattcaactgctgagcTAGTCACAACATTAACAAATTCAACAAAATATGGATTATGATTTCAACATGTCATTTAAACTAACAGTAATGATGAAACAAAAGTTCAAATTCTGATAACCTCTATGAATTTAGAACATCACAAGAACCAAAAAAAAGTCTCCAACATCCTCCAAGAATCATATACCACCATGTACTTCAGTACTCAGTAAAAAAGGCAATaattgcaagaaaattaagtttccCAAGTCAAAAAAACAAAACCCAAGATGATAATCCAGAAAAGGAAAGGTCAGGTAACGGAGATCGATTTTTTAGTGGTATGAATTTCCATAAGTCAACCATGAGACCAACAAT belongs to Hevea brasiliensis isolate MT/VB/25A 57/8 chromosome 4, ASM3005281v1, whole genome shotgun sequence and includes:
- the LOC110654059 gene encoding uncharacterized protein LOC110654059, with product MAISNTTAPPPTRTATSKGWVSNLPSIASRIYFFLIILQVPLFRVPCRSGMCSTPIHVTSSQLVASEIFPVPVVKALLYPGAIVNGLVRNMTVPRWDNVLSIYNLTSVKEAPAVVDLQRLEVLAGSYFSVAGALVGILKPGRMSMFGTLLVIWGLVKEGILGKPTNTDPAKAVYVYPTMLLALICAFSSVKYDMKKVVRSAPARPIVKPLKSSTKSKLK